The Antennarius striatus isolate MH-2024 chromosome 23, ASM4005453v1, whole genome shotgun sequence genome has a segment encoding these proteins:
- the ppm1ka gene encoding protein phosphatase Mn(2+)-dependent 1K isoform X1 — protein MTSTALLSLLLSGPSLIARRTLLRPRFPLDAHLAVGQVGGALFGVVGRRQASGLVHINGNGGDQPVTWDALGIWGSRAEEPVILPSSIKYRNPRPQVSLSRVGCASVLGLRQQNEDRLRFSRIHDNLLYFAVFDGHGGPHAADYCCTFMEKFIRDALEDDDDLEKVLKKAFLKADQALHTHLSYFNKASFLTAGTTATVAMLRDRVELVVASVGDSRAMLCRKGRATKLTSDHTPDREDERLRILRCGGFITWNSVGQANVNGRLAMTRSIGDFHMKSSGVTAEPDTRRITVQHDSDSFLTLTTDGINFLLSDQEICDVIGQCQDPTEAADVIAEQALQYGSEDNATIMVVPLGAWGQQQSPAPVYSMSRNFASSGRWA, from the exons ATGACGTCTACAGCGCTGCTCAGTCTGCTCCTCAGTGGCCCCTCCCTCATCGCCAGGCGAACCCTTCTCAGGCCGCGCTTCCCCCTGGACGCCCACCTGGCCgtgggacag GTGGGTGGGGCCTTGTTCGGGGTGGTGGGCAGGCGACAGGCCAGTGGATTGGTCCACATCAACGGTAACGGCGGTGACCAACCTGTGACCTGGGATGCATTGGGTATCTGGGGCAGTAGGGCAGAAGAACCAGTAATACTGCCCTCCAGCATCAAGTACAGGAATCCCCGCCCTCag GTCAGCCTATCCCGTGTTGGGTGTGCCTCTGTTTTGGGTCTCAGGCAGCAGAACGAGGACCGCCTCCGTTTCTCCCGTATCCATGACAACCTGCTGTACTTTGCCGTGTTTGACGGCCATGGTGGTCCCCACGCCGCCGACTACTGCTGCACCTTCATGGAGAAGTTCATTAG GGACGCCCTGGAGGACGATGATGAtctggaaaaagttttaaagaaaGCTTTTTTAAAAGCTGACCAggctctacacacacacctcagctaCTTCAACAAGG CGTCTTTCCTGACAGCCGGCACCACGGCAACCGTTGCTATGCTGCGTGACAGGGTGGAGCTGGTGGTGGCGAGCGTCGGTGACAGCCGTGCGATGCTGTGCAGGAAGGGGCGGGCCACCAAACTCACGTCGGATCACACGCCCGACCGCGAGGACGAGAGACTCAG GATCCTGAGGTGCGGCGGCTTCATCACCTGGAACAGTGTCGGTCAGGCTAACGTCAACGGGCGGCTTGCCATGACTCGCAGCATCGGAGACTTTCACATGAAAAGCAGCGGCGTCACCGCTGAGCCGGACACGCGACGAATCACT GTGCAGCATGACAGCGACTCTTTCCTGACTCTGACCACTGATGGCATCAACTTCCTGCTGAGTGACCAAGAGATATGTGATGTCATCGGTCAGTGCCAAGACCCCACAGAGGCTGCTGATGTCATCGCGGAGCAG gCGCTGCAGTACGGCTCCGAGGACAACGCCACCATCATGGTGGTTCCTCTGGGCGCCTGGGGGCAGCAGCAGAGCCCCGCCCCCGTCTACAGCATGAGTAGGAACTTCGCGTCGAGCGGGAGATGGGCGTGA
- the ppm1ka gene encoding protein phosphatase Mn(2+)-dependent 1K isoform X2, whose protein sequence is MTSTALLSLLLSGPSLIARRTLLRPRFPLDAHLAVGQVGGALFGVVGRRQASGLVHINGNGGDQPVTWDALGIWGSRAEEPVILPSSIKYRNPRPQVSLSRVGCASVLGLRQQNEDRLRFSRIHDNLLYFAVFDGHGGPHAADYCCTFMEKFIRDALEDDDDLEKVLKKAFLKADQALHTHLSYFNKAGTTATVAMLRDRVELVVASVGDSRAMLCRKGRATKLTSDHTPDREDERLRILRCGGFITWNSVGQANVNGRLAMTRSIGDFHMKSSGVTAEPDTRRITVQHDSDSFLTLTTDGINFLLSDQEICDVIGQCQDPTEAADVIAEQALQYGSEDNATIMVVPLGAWGQQQSPAPVYSMSRNFASSGRWA, encoded by the exons ATGACGTCTACAGCGCTGCTCAGTCTGCTCCTCAGTGGCCCCTCCCTCATCGCCAGGCGAACCCTTCTCAGGCCGCGCTTCCCCCTGGACGCCCACCTGGCCgtgggacag GTGGGTGGGGCCTTGTTCGGGGTGGTGGGCAGGCGACAGGCCAGTGGATTGGTCCACATCAACGGTAACGGCGGTGACCAACCTGTGACCTGGGATGCATTGGGTATCTGGGGCAGTAGGGCAGAAGAACCAGTAATACTGCCCTCCAGCATCAAGTACAGGAATCCCCGCCCTCag GTCAGCCTATCCCGTGTTGGGTGTGCCTCTGTTTTGGGTCTCAGGCAGCAGAACGAGGACCGCCTCCGTTTCTCCCGTATCCATGACAACCTGCTGTACTTTGCCGTGTTTGACGGCCATGGTGGTCCCCACGCCGCCGACTACTGCTGCACCTTCATGGAGAAGTTCATTAG GGACGCCCTGGAGGACGATGATGAtctggaaaaagttttaaagaaaGCTTTTTTAAAAGCTGACCAggctctacacacacacctcagctaCTTCAACAAGG CCGGCACCACGGCAACCGTTGCTATGCTGCGTGACAGGGTGGAGCTGGTGGTGGCGAGCGTCGGTGACAGCCGTGCGATGCTGTGCAGGAAGGGGCGGGCCACCAAACTCACGTCGGATCACACGCCCGACCGCGAGGACGAGAGACTCAG GATCCTGAGGTGCGGCGGCTTCATCACCTGGAACAGTGTCGGTCAGGCTAACGTCAACGGGCGGCTTGCCATGACTCGCAGCATCGGAGACTTTCACATGAAAAGCAGCGGCGTCACCGCTGAGCCGGACACGCGACGAATCACT GTGCAGCATGACAGCGACTCTTTCCTGACTCTGACCACTGATGGCATCAACTTCCTGCTGAGTGACCAAGAGATATGTGATGTCATCGGTCAGTGCCAAGACCCCACAGAGGCTGCTGATGTCATCGCGGAGCAG gCGCTGCAGTACGGCTCCGAGGACAACGCCACCATCATGGTGGTTCCTCTGGGCGCCTGGGGGCAGCAGCAGAGCCCCGCCCCCGTCTACAGCATGAGTAGGAACTTCGCGTCGAGCGGGAGATGGGCGTGA